Below is a window of Impatiens glandulifera chromosome 2, dImpGla2.1, whole genome shotgun sequence DNA.
ATTATATAGTTAGTGacagaattatatatatagcattGAAAAtgctttataaaaaaaaactactcaaattgaaattaattaaagagaataatatataactGTATGGTCCGAATGAAAACACATATGAAGAATTAATGCAGGTTTTGGGGGTAGGGTCAGTATGGATGGATATTGGATTATCCTTGAGGTGAAGCTAGTAATTagctttattattattattatatattaattaaactatgaTTAATTAAGTGCCAATAATCTGAAGCTTACGCTAAATTGAATTGcaacatatattacatattCTTATGCTTTTTTTTGCCTTTAATTACATCACACACTATGGTATCTATTCTCCACATGAACCCACTTTACCTTGGGCTTTAATAATATGCTTAAATATATGCAGTCTTTTCGAGAATCTGTCTCGTACAATATAGAAGAAATAAACATTGATCAATCTAAGATGATTGTCATGTGGGTCGGGTCGAATTCCAAcaagaaaattttcatttttttttgttttttgttaaaaatgacTTGTAATCTGAATAAATTTTAAGCAAccaaggccttgttcggattggggagggggaaaatgaataatgattggtgatgattttgaagagataagaatatttttggtaaaatacttaaagagtattgatatataataataaaataataaatagtaatttaaaataaaaggtattttagtattttgggtaatgaattgagtgatgtaaTTGATGAGAGGTGGAGTGAAAAGATATTTgagtgaattaaattatttaaataactccaaCCAAATAAGGCCAAAGAAAAAACATATGTTCCTTTCTTGAATTCCTACAAATCATCTAGTATAAGTCTATGGTTGCAACAAAAAGTAGAATATTTGCATCTAAAAAAGCACTAAAAATGGAGAAAGAACATTTAATCACTGTCACTAAGTCTACTCTAACAGTCATACTGATTAAGACATGGCACATCATCATCAACTATCATACACAATTCTTGTTTGAAACCAGACTAACGCGTACCGGTGCTCGCTACACATGCTCCGCTCGCTTAACCAAAACTGAAAAAACAGATCCGCTGACTAAGGTGCTTCGCTTGTGCGTTTGCAACATAACATCCACTGCTTCTGACTATGTCGATGAAAAAGACTCAAATGAGGTCCTAACAAatcttaaaattgaaattatttataaaatttattattataaatttataatcataaaagTTTACTTAAACTAAGATagttactaaaattttaaaagtaaatttgaaattttgataaCCTTGTTCTCCTAGTACTTTAAATCTGACCAGCCCAACAAATGGGCTTTTATTTAGCTAAAGAAAAAGTGTCACTCTTCAAGCTAGCCCAATCCAATTAGTACAAACAATGACGATCAACAACAGAGAAACAAATCCTTGATCGCATGATGAAAGATTGAagtaaagagtttttttttgttttctatacATAAGTATGTGAAAGAGACGCcagattattttgttttagtcAACGGAGAAGATGGAGTCTGGCAGAAGGGAATTCTCAATCTTGATCGCATACGCTTTTGTCCTCTGTTCAATCCTCTTGGGTGCCTTCGCTCAGGAACCTGAACTTGGATCGGCCCGTGTAGTTTTCCAGgtcaatttctctctttctcatTCATTAAATGCCCTGAATTTCTGTGAATACGAACTGGGTATGACCCTTCGTATTGTGTACAATCGGGTGGGTTTCTTGTTTATTGATTTGTGATTGTTCATGGGTGTTTTGGATATCTGGACTGTAACAGTGAGTTTGTGGGGTTTACTTGATTTGACACCTCTAATGTTGTAGAATTTGTGTTAAAATTAGCTGGTGGTTACTAGTTATGGAAGTTGATATCCAATTTATTTGGAAGTTTTATAGTAATTTCAACAGTTGAAAAGTTTGAATTTCATTGTATGGATTGCATTGGCTTGTGTGATTGCCTTTATGAGAATGATTTGGTGCAGACAGACTATGGAGATATTGAATTTGGTTTCTACCCATCTGTTGCCCCCAAGACCGTCGACCACATCTTCAAGCTCGTTCGCCTTGGAGGTTATAACACCAACCATTTCTTCCGGGTATGATCAATCTTGGAGCTATGTTAATGCAAGATTCATTGGCTGACTGGTTCAAACTTTCAATAGGTTGATAATGGTTTTGTGGCCCAAGTTGCTGATGTTGCTGGTGGGAGATCAGCTCCCATGAATGATAAGCAAAGGGAGGAAGCTGAGAAAACTGTGATTGGAGAATTCAGTCGCGTCAAACATGTGCGAGGCATTCTTTCTATGGGAAGGTAATTAAACTCTCGATCGTTGTTTGAATGAATTTTGCTGAAGAATTTTGATTTTACCTGTCTTCTTCCACATAATACATGTTTACATAGGTATTCTGATCCAGATAGTGCAGCTTCATCATTCTCAATACTTTTAGGAGATGCCCCCCATCTTGATGGAGAGGTTTGTACTTGTAATTCTCGTGAATATAAATGATGCGTATTTTTGGATTGCTGACATGATGATCATTCTTCAGTATGCAATATTTGGAAAAGTTACCAAAGGCGATGAAACATTGAGAAAGCTCGAGGAGGTCCCTACTCGTCGTGAAGGAATATTTGTCATGGTATGCATGTAGTAATGTAGTAGTAAAaccataaattaattaacttgacAGTTACTATTTTAGActgattatttttgtttattttccaGCCTAAGGAGCGGATCACCATTCACTCCACTTACTATTATGGTGAGAATCAATATATGTAAAATAGATGTTATCTAGGctaacaatttatcaaattatttttgtttttatgatgTCAGATATGAAGGAGGAAACTTGTGAAGCCGAAAACTCTGCTTTGAGAAGGCGGCTTGCTGCTTCTGCGGTTGAAATTGAAACTCAGGTAAGTTTGTAAAAGTAGACCATGACATTCTCTTATCATCGTTGTctcattttttttgtcattttgtaGAGAATGAAATGCTTCTCGTAGCACAAACAATCAACCGATAAAGAACAAGTGCTTCCTTTTA
It encodes the following:
- the LOC124926525 gene encoding peptidyl-prolyl cis-trans isomerase CYP23-like, with the protein product MESGRREFSILIAYAFVLCSILLGAFAQEPELGSARVVFQTDYGDIEFGFYPSVAPKTVDHIFKLVRLGGYNTNHFFRVDNGFVAQVADVAGGRSAPMNDKQREEAEKTVIGEFSRVKHVRGILSMGRYSDPDSAASSFSILLGDAPHLDGEYAIFGKVTKGDETLRKLEEVPTRREGIFVMPKERITIHSTYYYDMKEETCEAENSALRRRLAASAVEIETQRMKCFS